A single Triticum dicoccoides isolate Atlit2015 ecotype Zavitan chromosome 2A, WEW_v2.0, whole genome shotgun sequence DNA region contains:
- the LOC119357547 gene encoding protein NEN4-like produces MATTKKREMVFFDVEAAQSLSLPGECNLLEFATILVCPRCLVEVSSYSTLIRTDDAGADGGVLSASSGAPSFEDVFPDIFELLDGRVWAGHGIRRAGCPRMRKAFGLGAPEPVGVVDSLNVLLAQGAQGCFGPAGVRDDGQEEDEEAAAAALVEHFGIGARWARGLRCLDGAHVSLEVLGHHEGMEFFPR; encoded by the coding sequence ATGGCGACCACCAAGAAGAGGGAGATGGTGTTCTTCGACGTGGAGGCTGCGCAGTCCCTGTCGTTGCCCGGCGAGTGCAACCTGCTGGagttcgccaccatcctcgtctgccCGCGCTGCCTCGTCGAGGTCTCCAGCTACTCCACCCTCATCCGCACGGACGACGCCGGCGCCGACGGTGGCGTCCTctccgcctcctccggtgcaccctcGTTCGAGGACGTCTTCCCGGACATCTTTGAGTTGCTGGACGGCCGCGTGTGGGCGGGACACGGCATCCGGCGCGCCGGATGCCCGCGCATGCGCAAGGCCTTCGGCCTGGGCGCGCCGGAGCCCGTGGGCGTTGTCGACTCGCTCAACGTGCTCCTCGCGCAGGGCGCACAGGGGTGCTTCGGGCCGGCCGGCGTCAGGGACGACggccaggaggaggacgaggaggcggcagcggcggccctAGTGGAGCACTTTGGGATCGGCGCGCGGTGGGCGCGGGGGCTCCGGTGCCTGGACGGCGCGCACGTGAGCCTCGAGGTGCTGGGACACCACGAAGGAATGGAATTTTTTCCACGGTAG